From the genome of Delphinus delphis chromosome 8, mDelDel1.2, whole genome shotgun sequence, one region includes:
- the MMP7 gene encoding matrilysin isoform X3 produces the protein MDYLKRFYPSDSKIRDPNSLEVKLKQMQKFFRLPITGTLSSHIIEIMRKPRCGVPDVAEYSLFPDRPKWTSKVVTYRIVSYTRDLPHVIVNQLVAKAFNVWSKEIPLSFKRVSWGIADIMIGFARGAHGDPDPFDGPGNTLAHAFPPGPGLGGDAHFDEDECWTDASSIGVNFLYTATHELGHSLGLDHSSDPNAVMYPTYGEGDYKNFKLSQDDINGIQKLYGKRNDSRKN, from the exons ATG GACTATCTGAAAAGATTTTATCCATCTGATTCAAAAATAAGGGACCCCAATAGTTTAGAAGTCAAACTCAAGCAGATGCAAAAATTTTTTCGCCTGCCTATAACTGGAACATTAAGCTCCCACATTATAGAAATCATGCGGAAGCCCAGATGTGGAGTGCCAGATGTTGCAGAATATTCCCTATTCCCAGATCGCCCAAAATGGACTTCCAAAGTGGTCACCTACAG GATCGTGTCATATACTCGAGACTTACCACATGTCATAGTGAATCAATTAGTGGCAAAGGCCTTCAACGTGTGGAGCAAAGAGATCCCACTGAGCTTCAAGAGAGTTAGCTGGGGAATTGCTGATATCATGATTGGCTTTGCAAGAGGAG CTCACGGGGACCCCGACCCATTTGATGGGCCAGGAAACACACTGGCTCATGCCTTTCCacctgggccaggcctgggaggAGATGCTCACTTTGATGAGGATGAATGCTGGACTGATGCTAGCAGTATAG GAGTTAATTTCCTGTATACTGCAACTCATGAACTTGGCCATTCCTTGGGTCTGGATCATTCATCTGATCCTAATGCTGTGATGTATCCAACTTATGGAGAAGGCGATTACAAGAATTTCAAACTTTCACAGGATGATATCAATGGAATTCAGAAATTATATG gaaagagaaatgattcaagaaaaaattag
- the MMP7 gene encoding matrilysin isoform X1, translating into MQLAVLTVLYAVSVLPGTLALPLPQKAGGMSELPWEQAQDYLKRFYPSDSKIRDPNSLEVKLKQMQKFFRLPITGTLSSHIIEIMRKPRCGVPDVAEYSLFPDRPKWTSKVVTYRIVSYTRDLPHVIVNQLVAKAFNVWSKEIPLSFKRVSWGIADIMIGFARGAHGDPDPFDGPGNTLAHAFPPGPGLGGDAHFDEDECWTDASSIGVNFLYTATHELGHSLGLDHSSDPNAVMYPTYGEGDYKNFKLSQDDINGIQKLYGKRNDSRKN; encoded by the exons ATGCAGCTGGCCGTGCTGACCGTGCTGTACGCTGTGAGTGTGCTGCCTGGCACCCTGGCCCTGCCGCTTCCCCAGAAGGCAGGAGGCATGAGTGAGCTGCCGTGGGAACAGGCTCAG GACTATCTGAAAAGATTTTATCCATCTGATTCAAAAATAAGGGACCCCAATAGTTTAGAAGTCAAACTCAAGCAGATGCAAAAATTTTTTCGCCTGCCTATAACTGGAACATTAAGCTCCCACATTATAGAAATCATGCGGAAGCCCAGATGTGGAGTGCCAGATGTTGCAGAATATTCCCTATTCCCAGATCGCCCAAAATGGACTTCCAAAGTGGTCACCTACAG GATCGTGTCATATACTCGAGACTTACCACATGTCATAGTGAATCAATTAGTGGCAAAGGCCTTCAACGTGTGGAGCAAAGAGATCCCACTGAGCTTCAAGAGAGTTAGCTGGGGAATTGCTGATATCATGATTGGCTTTGCAAGAGGAG CTCACGGGGACCCCGACCCATTTGATGGGCCAGGAAACACACTGGCTCATGCCTTTCCacctgggccaggcctgggaggAGATGCTCACTTTGATGAGGATGAATGCTGGACTGATGCTAGCAGTATAG GAGTTAATTTCCTGTATACTGCAACTCATGAACTTGGCCATTCCTTGGGTCTGGATCATTCATCTGATCCTAATGCTGTGATGTATCCAACTTATGGAGAAGGCGATTACAAGAATTTCAAACTTTCACAGGATGATATCAATGGAATTCAGAAATTATATG gaaagagaaatgattcaagaaaaaattag
- the MMP7 gene encoding matrilysin isoform X2, translating into MMEDYLKRFYPSDSKIRDPNSLEVKLKQMQKFFRLPITGTLSSHIIEIMRKPRCGVPDVAEYSLFPDRPKWTSKVVTYRIVSYTRDLPHVIVNQLVAKAFNVWSKEIPLSFKRVSWGIADIMIGFARGAHGDPDPFDGPGNTLAHAFPPGPGLGGDAHFDEDECWTDASSIGVNFLYTATHELGHSLGLDHSSDPNAVMYPTYGEGDYKNFKLSQDDINGIQKLYGKRNDSRKN; encoded by the exons GACTATCTGAAAAGATTTTATCCATCTGATTCAAAAATAAGGGACCCCAATAGTTTAGAAGTCAAACTCAAGCAGATGCAAAAATTTTTTCGCCTGCCTATAACTGGAACATTAAGCTCCCACATTATAGAAATCATGCGGAAGCCCAGATGTGGAGTGCCAGATGTTGCAGAATATTCCCTATTCCCAGATCGCCCAAAATGGACTTCCAAAGTGGTCACCTACAG GATCGTGTCATATACTCGAGACTTACCACATGTCATAGTGAATCAATTAGTGGCAAAGGCCTTCAACGTGTGGAGCAAAGAGATCCCACTGAGCTTCAAGAGAGTTAGCTGGGGAATTGCTGATATCATGATTGGCTTTGCAAGAGGAG CTCACGGGGACCCCGACCCATTTGATGGGCCAGGAAACACACTGGCTCATGCCTTTCCacctgggccaggcctgggaggAGATGCTCACTTTGATGAGGATGAATGCTGGACTGATGCTAGCAGTATAG GAGTTAATTTCCTGTATACTGCAACTCATGAACTTGGCCATTCCTTGGGTCTGGATCATTCATCTGATCCTAATGCTGTGATGTATCCAACTTATGGAGAAGGCGATTACAAGAATTTCAAACTTTCACAGGATGATATCAATGGAATTCAGAAATTATATG gaaagagaaatgattcaagaaaaaattag